Proteins encoded in a region of the Candidatus Poribacteria bacterium genome:
- a CDS encoding AAA family ATPase, whose product MKTLAILSRKGGTGKTTLATHLSVAAERAGHTTALIDLDPQSSAAKWRDNREGDTPAVISTHSERLQYILELAEENGATFAILDTAPHTETAALDAARAADMALVPCKPALIDLQAIGSTIDVVQLARVPAHIVLNAVPSRGDLTEQARQAVGIYDIPCAPCEIGQRIGFVHAYNAGLTVQEYEPRSKASNEIRELYTYIANEMGV is encoded by the coding sequence ATGAAAACGTTAGCGATTTTAAGCAGGAAAGGCGGGACCGGCAAGACAACCCTCGCCACGCATCTATCCGTCGCCGCGGAACGTGCCGGGCACACGACTGCCCTGATAGATTTGGATCCGCAGTCGTCCGCAGCGAAATGGCGCGACAATCGCGAAGGCGATACCCCCGCAGTCATTTCGACACACTCGGAACGGTTACAATACATCCTGGAACTCGCCGAGGAGAACGGCGCGACGTTCGCCATTCTCGATACTGCTCCGCATACCGAGACTGCTGCTCTCGATGCCGCACGTGCCGCGGATATGGCGTTAGTGCCGTGTAAACCCGCGCTCATCGATCTACAAGCGATCGGCTCCACCATCGATGTCGTCCAACTTGCGAGAGTCCCGGCACACATCGTTTTGAACGCCGTGCCCTCCCGCGGGGACCTCACAGAACAAGCCCGCCAAGCCGTGGGAATCTATGATATTCCGTGTGCGCCGTGTGAGATCGGACAGCGGATCGGGTTCGTCCATGCATACAACGCTGGACTGACCGTCCAAGAGTATGAACCGAGGAGTAAAGCCAGCAACGAAATCCGTGAGCTTTACACGTATATCGCGAATGAGATGGGGGTGTAG
- a CDS encoding IS200/IS605 family element transposase accessory protein TnpB: MKTYKYKFGNQSNLIRLGNLLDDMWQVHKYFHEWQRQRYKDGWFPYANHAAMCEHLTDLKRTTHPHWKALPSQAMQEELKRIHLAYERFFKKLGGRPKIKKRHRFKSLTLKQAGWSLKDNRLTLNFRKWEKGKWRHDKVAYAFHKHREFHGNISRITIKRDACGDYWLYLITDFVETKPLPTTGQSVGADFGMKDAYLTLSTGEKIQHPQPLKQSLKKLRSLNKSLSRKVKGSNGWWQSVRDLARLYRKVANQRKDFHWQLASKLCEKFNTIILETLNLDGMKRLWGRKVSDLAFYQFVEILRYKCQKHKRQFVQIGQWTATTKPCADCGHRNENLSLSDRQWTCPECGSHHDRDINAAINILQAGIPVKVSARYA, translated from the coding sequence ATGAAAACGTATAAGTATAAGTTCGGAAATCAATCTAATTTGATACGACTTGGTAATCTGCTTGATGATATGTGGCAGGTGCATAAGTATTTCCATGAGTGGCAACGTCAACGCTATAAAGATGGTTGGTTTCCGTATGCGAACCACGCTGCGATGTGTGAACATTTGACTGATTTGAAACGCACGACGCATCCACATTGGAAAGCATTGCCGAGTCAAGCTATGCAAGAAGAATTGAAACGGATACACCTTGCGTATGAGCGTTTTTTCAAGAAACTTGGCGGCAGGCCGAAGATCAAAAAACGCCATAGGTTCAAATCCTTGACGCTCAAACAAGCAGGTTGGTCTCTGAAAGACAATCGCCTCACCCTCAATTTCAGAAAATGGGAGAAAGGGAAATGGCGACATGATAAAGTGGCGTATGCGTTCCATAAGCACCGTGAGTTTCACGGGAATATCAGTCGTATCACGATAAAGCGCGACGCTTGCGGCGACTATTGGCTTTATCTGATAACCGATTTTGTAGAAACAAAACCGCTGCCAACGACGGGTCAGAGTGTTGGGGCAGACTTCGGTATGAAAGACGCATATTTGACGCTTAGCACGGGTGAAAAGATACAACACCCACAACCGTTGAAACAGTCCTTGAAGAAACTTCGGTCTCTCAACAAAAGTCTTTCCCGAAAGGTTAAAGGTTCTAACGGCTGGTGGCAGAGCGTCCGTGACCTCGCACGACTCTATCGCAAAGTTGCCAACCAACGCAAAGACTTTCATTGGCAATTGGCAAGCAAACTTTGCGAGAAGTTTAATACCATCATTCTTGAAACCTTGAACCTTGACGGCATGAAACGCCTCTGGGGACGGAAAGTCTCCGACCTTGCGTTCTACCAGTTTGTTGAGATATTGCGATATAAGTGTCAAAAACATAAGCGTCAGTTTGTTCAAATCGGACAGTGGACGGCGACAACAAAGCCGTGTGCCGATTGTGGACATAGAAACGAAAATCTTTCTCTCTCTGATAGGCAGTGGACATGCCCCGAATGTGGTTCACACCATGACCGAGACATCAACGCTGCGATAAACATATTGCAGGCAGGGATACCCGTGAAAGTTTCCGCACGATATGCCTGA
- a CDS encoding transposase, with the protein VPPHQTSQTCSACCQRSPIKLKLSERVFHCKCCGLKLDRDHNAALNILYRAACALRGEVWDAILCEARNPLLQQACWG; encoded by the coding sequence AAGTGCCACCGCACCAGACAAGCCAAACCTGTTCGGCATGCTGTCAGAGATCGCCTATCAAACTGAAGTTGTCGGAGCGTGTGTTCCATTGTAAATGTTGTGGATTGAAACTCGACCGCGACCACAACGCGGCTTTGAATATACTTTATAGGGCGGCTTGCGCCCTTCGTGGAGAGGTATGGGATGCCATCCTCTGTGAAGCGAGAAACCCGTTATTACAACAGGCTTGTTGGGGTTAA